One stretch of bacterium DNA includes these proteins:
- a CDS encoding ABC transporter ATP-binding protein: MVAIDVKNICKQYRLGEFLQGDTMLREALVNFVRNARGRSRREIESIWALRDISFRIDQGEVVGLVGRNGAGKSTLLKVLSRITYPTSGGFDVHGRLAAMLEVGTGFHEELTGRENIYMNGSIMGMKRDEITAKIDQIVAFAGVEAFIDTPIKRYSSGMRLRLGFAVAAHLEPDILLVDEVLAVGDAEFQKKCLQTMDDLRGGGRTVIFVSHNMAAVENLCQRVIWIDKGQVRMDGPAEEVVRAYMGTFSTSQGGGADLAQIDSRHGTGEIRLAGVDFLDGAGQTKNFIRSGDALTVRLSTEARTEVRDLHVGLEIRNELGMLLSITNNWMTGPSLPRVAPGAHVYDLDIDFLNLMPGRYYLTAWLKGPDSKDFDLLENCVLMDVETSDYYGTGRGVDPRFGIIFQQARWRADGAPRAGA, from the coding sequence ATGGTCGCCATCGACGTCAAGAACATCTGCAAGCAGTACCGGCTGGGGGAGTTCCTCCAGGGGGACACCATGCTGCGCGAGGCCCTCGTGAACTTCGTGCGCAACGCCCGCGGGCGGTCGCGCCGGGAGATCGAGTCGATCTGGGCCCTGCGGGACATCAGCTTCCGCATCGACCAGGGCGAGGTCGTGGGCCTGGTCGGCCGCAACGGCGCCGGCAAGAGCACCCTGCTCAAGGTGCTCTCGCGCATCACGTACCCGACCTCCGGGGGCTTCGATGTCCATGGGCGCCTGGCCGCCATGCTCGAGGTGGGCACCGGCTTCCACGAGGAGCTCACCGGCCGCGAGAACATCTACATGAACGGCTCGATCATGGGCATGAAGCGCGACGAGATCACCGCGAAGATCGACCAGATCGTGGCCTTCGCCGGCGTCGAGGCCTTCATCGACACGCCCATCAAGCGCTACAGCTCGGGCATGCGCCTGCGGCTCGGCTTCGCCGTGGCGGCCCACCTCGAGCCGGACATCCTGCTCGTCGACGAGGTGCTCGCCGTGGGCGACGCCGAGTTCCAGAAGAAGTGCCTGCAGACCATGGACGACCTGCGCGGGGGCGGGCGCACCGTCATCTTCGTCTCCCACAACATGGCCGCCGTGGAGAACCTGTGCCAGCGGGTGATCTGGATCGACAAGGGCCAGGTGCGCATGGACGGCCCCGCGGAGGAGGTCGTGCGCGCCTACATGGGCACCTTCTCCACCTCGCAGGGCGGCGGCGCCGACCTGGCGCAGATCGACTCGCGCCACGGCACGGGGGAGATCCGGCTGGCCGGTGTCGACTTCCTCGACGGCGCGGGCCAGACCAAGAACTTCATCCGCTCGGGCGACGCGCTCACCGTGCGGCTGAGCACCGAGGCCCGCACCGAGGTGCGCGACCTGCATGTGGGCCTGGAGATCCGCAACGAGCTGGGCATGCTGCTGTCGATCACGAACAACTGGATGACGGGGCCGAGCCTGCCGCGGGTGGCGCCGGGCGCGCACGTGTACGACCTGGACATCGACTTCCTCAACCTGATGCCCGGTCGCTACTACCTCACGGCCTGGCTCAAGGGCCCGGACAGCAAGGACTTCGACCTGCTCGAGAACTGCGTCCTGATGGACGTCGAGACCTCGGACTACTACGGCACCGGCCGCGGCGTCGACCCGCGCTTCGGCATCATCTTCCAGCAGGCCCGCTGGCGGGCGGACGGCGCCCCGCGGGCCGGCGCCTGA
- a CDS encoding PIG-L family deacetylase — MAGLRGIAISLVEAIAAGRSRPFDASDLARPALVFAPHQDDETLGCGGLIALKRRAGVPVSVVFLTDGATSHATRMPADELVARRRGEAVAACAVLGVAAADVHFLDLPDGELTGRLAAAADAAGGVLDVHPDHGQVFVPYAGDTTPDHIAARAAVLAALGERPERAWTVFEYPVWFWHHWPWARPDLARRLQWPAAVARGLGAAAPIAAEREQVYLYPNPLRGDDVKIRFYSTGTEPARFALFNLEGELVASRETDVTADAVNEAVLTLPDLASGLYVARLEFVGPRGREIRTLTLAVEK, encoded by the coding sequence GTGGCTGGCCTGCGCGGCATCGCGATCTCGCTGGTCGAGGCGATCGCCGCGGGCAGGAGCCGGCCCTTCGATGCGTCTGATCTCGCGCGCCCGGCCCTCGTCTTCGCCCCCCATCAGGACGACGAGACCCTCGGCTGCGGCGGTCTGATCGCCCTGAAACGGCGCGCCGGCGTGCCCGTGTCCGTGGTCTTCCTGACCGACGGCGCCACCTCCCACGCGACCCGGATGCCCGCCGACGAGCTCGTGGCGCGCCGCCGCGGCGAAGCCGTCGCCGCCTGCGCCGTCCTGGGCGTCGCCGCGGCGGACGTGCACTTCCTCGACCTGCCGGACGGCGAGCTGACCGGCCGGCTCGCCGCGGCGGCGGACGCCGCCGGCGGGGTGCTCGACGTCCATCCGGACCACGGGCAGGTCTTCGTGCCCTACGCCGGGGACACGACTCCCGATCACATCGCCGCGCGGGCGGCCGTCCTGGCGGCGCTGGGGGAGCGGCCCGAACGCGCGTGGACCGTGTTCGAGTACCCGGTCTGGTTCTGGCACCACTGGCCCTGGGCGCGGCCCGACCTGGCCCGCCGCCTGCAGTGGCCGGCCGCCGTGGCCCGCGGCCTGGGCGCGGCGGCTCCCATCGCCGCCGAACGGGAGCAGGTTTACCTGTACCCGAACCCGCTGCGGGGCGATGATGTGAAGATCCGGTTCTACAGCACCGGCACCGAGCCCGCGCGCTTCGCCCTCTTCAACCTGGAGGGCGAGCTGGTGGCCTCGCGCGAGACGGACGTCACCGCCGACGCGGTGAACGAGGCCGTCCTCACGTTGCCGGACCTCGCCAGCGGGCTCTATGTGGCCCGCCTCGAATTCGTCGGCCCCCGGGGCCGGGAGATCAGGACCCTCACCCTCGCGGTGGAGAAGTAG
- a CDS encoding glycosyltransferase family 4 protein, with amino-acid sequence MRIAFVAQPIDPVLPPHQNSIGLIIHHTACRLAAEHDVTIFVNARHNDPANVPDDGITYRFVSDWPDTPVLDFLGRFPNRFPQSAIVASDHYYRGYAGRVAGGLARGNYDWVHVLNFSQFMPLFKRRAPRSRFALEMQCEWLTQFPPAAVRRRVQDVDLITGSSGYIARLIRDRYPEIADRCHTLYNGYDDERFSPGEPRGDARPTRIVFVGRVSPEKGIHTLLDAMERVVAERPDAHLDLVGPLGALPLAYIVGISEDPKVQALAAYYDGQVCTDYEAYLRERAGRSPLAGHVTFVGGVPQAELCDWYRRSDVLANPSFSESFGMSLVEGMATGLPAVATRIGGMPEIVVPGETGHLRESGDAAGLAADLLDCLQSAARRDELGAAGLRRAREVFTWEARARTLADLFS; translated from the coding sequence ATGCGCATCGCCTTCGTGGCCCAACCCATCGATCCGGTGCTGCCCCCGCATCAGAACTCGATCGGCCTGATCATCCACCACACGGCCTGCCGGCTCGCCGCCGAGCACGACGTGACGATCTTCGTCAACGCGCGCCACAACGATCCGGCCAACGTCCCGGACGACGGGATCACCTACCGGTTCGTGTCCGACTGGCCGGACACGCCGGTGCTGGACTTCCTCGGCCGGTTTCCCAACCGTTTCCCCCAGTCCGCCATCGTGGCGTCGGACCACTACTACCGCGGCTACGCCGGTCGGGTGGCCGGGGGCCTGGCGCGGGGGAACTACGACTGGGTCCACGTGCTGAACTTCTCCCAGTTCATGCCGCTCTTCAAGCGCCGCGCGCCCCGCTCGCGCTTCGCCCTCGAGATGCAGTGCGAGTGGCTGACCCAGTTTCCGCCCGCCGCGGTGCGTCGCCGCGTGCAGGACGTCGATCTGATCACCGGTTCGAGCGGCTACATCGCCCGGCTCATCAGGGACCGGTACCCCGAAATCGCCGACCGCTGCCACACGCTCTACAACGGCTACGACGACGAGCGCTTCTCGCCCGGGGAGCCCCGCGGCGACGCGCGGCCGACCCGCATCGTCTTTGTCGGACGGGTCTCGCCCGAGAAGGGCATCCACACCCTCCTGGACGCCATGGAGCGGGTGGTGGCCGAGCGGCCGGACGCCCATCTGGACCTGGTCGGACCGCTCGGGGCCCTGCCCCTGGCCTACATCGTCGGCATCAGCGAGGATCCGAAGGTGCAGGCGCTGGCGGCCTACTACGACGGCCAGGTGTGCACCGACTACGAGGCCTACCTGCGCGAACGGGCGGGCCGGTCGCCCCTGGCGGGGCACGTGACGTTCGTGGGCGGCGTCCCCCAGGCCGAGTTGTGCGACTGGTACCGCCGCAGCGACGTGCTGGCGAATCCGTCGTTCAGCGAGTCATTCGGCATGAGCCTGGTCGAGGGCATGGCCACGGGCCTGCCGGCGGTGGCCACCCGCATCGGCGGCATGCCGGAGATCGTGGTGCCCGGGGAAACGGGGCATCTGCGGGAGTCCGGCGATGCCGCAGGGCTGGCGGCCGACCTGCTGGATTGCCTGCAGAGCGCGGCGCGACGCGACGAACTGGGAGCGGCCGGCCTGCGGCGCGCCCGCGAGGTGTTCACCTGGGAGGCCCGGGCCCGCACCCTGGCCGACCTGTTTTCCTGA
- a CDS encoding ABC transporter permease — translation MQRDSFGEFWQYRELLMFMVWRDLKVRYKQTLLGVAWAVIQPLVSTLIFFLFFGKMAKMPSDGVPYPVFAYLGMVGWTFFSGATSYASNSLVNNSQLLTKVYFPRLVIPTAGVLSLLPDFLIGAVVGVVIMLVYGVPLVWTFLLWPLMLVPLTMVTLGVSLILATLNVRYRDIKYAIPFILQMWMFLTPLIYPTSIIPEKFRFLSLMNPMTGVIDAFRSLALPDRPVNWETLGISVGIGLVILIAGLVHFRRAEREFADVI, via the coding sequence ATGCAGCGCGATTCATTCGGCGAGTTCTGGCAGTACCGGGAACTGCTCATGTTCATGGTGTGGCGCGACCTGAAGGTGCGCTACAAGCAGACCCTGCTGGGGGTGGCCTGGGCCGTGATCCAGCCGCTGGTCTCGACCCTGATCTTCTTCCTCTTCTTCGGCAAGATGGCCAAGATGCCCAGCGACGGCGTGCCCTATCCGGTGTTCGCGTATCTGGGCATGGTGGGCTGGACGTTCTTCTCCGGCGCCACCTCGTACGCCTCGAACAGCCTGGTCAACAACAGCCAGCTGCTGACGAAGGTCTACTTCCCGCGGCTGGTGATCCCCACCGCGGGTGTCCTGAGCCTGCTGCCGGACTTCCTGATCGGCGCCGTCGTCGGCGTCGTGATCATGCTCGTCTACGGCGTGCCCCTGGTGTGGACCTTCCTGCTGTGGCCCCTGATGCTGGTGCCCCTGACCATGGTCACGCTCGGCGTGAGCCTCATCCTCGCGACCCTGAACGTGCGCTACCGCGACATCAAGTACGCCATCCCGTTCATCCTGCAGATGTGGATGTTCCTGACGCCGCTGATCTACCCGACGAGCATCATCCCCGAGAAGTTCCGCTTCCTGAGCCTCATGAATCCCATGACCGGGGTCATCGACGCCTTCCGCTCGCTGGCCCTGCCGGACCGCCCGGTCAACTGGGAGACCCTGGGCATCTCCGTCGGGATCGGTCTCGTCATCCTGATCGCCGGCCTCGTGCATTTCCGCCGCGCGGAACGCGAGTTCGCCGACGTCATCTGA